Proteins encoded in a region of the Haloplanus natans DSM 17983 genome:
- a CDS encoding metal-dependent hydrolase, whose protein sequence is MHQKGHYGAALVAYAPIVFILTALGYTTLGVLGGAVVVGGAMLPDVDQRIPGVKHRGPTHTVWFALAVGTVVGVGGLLLGASRGVLAALGTGLFGAVVGTVTVVAHILADVLTPTGVRPFSPVRGEKYTLDVVTAANPIANYALLVIGAVVASVAVAGGLALST, encoded by the coding sequence GTGCATCAAAAAGGCCACTACGGCGCGGCGTTGGTCGCCTACGCACCCATTGTGTTCATCCTGACTGCGCTCGGCTACACCACGCTCGGAGTGCTCGGTGGTGCCGTCGTCGTTGGCGGGGCCATGCTTCCCGACGTCGATCAACGAATCCCCGGCGTGAAACACCGAGGACCAACACATACCGTGTGGTTCGCGCTCGCTGTCGGCACGGTCGTCGGTGTCGGTGGCCTACTACTGGGGGCGTCCCGTGGGGTGCTGGCCGCACTCGGGACGGGACTGTTCGGCGCCGTCGTCGGGACCGTCACCGTGGTGGCTCACATCCTCGCCGACGTACTCACACCGACCGGTGTCCGTCCGTTCTCGCCCGTGCGTGGCGAGAAGTACACGCTCGACGTCGTCACGGCTGCGAACCCGATAGCGAACTACGCCCTGCTCGTGATCGGTGCCGTGGTCGCCAGTGTGGCGGTTGCCGGCGGGCTCGCGCTCAGTACTTAA